From a single Micromonospora pallida genomic region:
- a CDS encoding helix-turn-helix domain-containing protein produces the protein MVLLRRVIGDALRARRQGQHRTLREVSSAANVSLGYLSEIERGQKEPSSELLAAICDALGARLSEVLRDVSDTVALAEQMPGVLVPVADQPAEPVARPAVRKVAPQGVRQVTADGSVSVAVRQDSPLKATLRTARVRPTERDRDVVCAA, from the coding sequence ATGGTCCTGCTACGCCGGGTGATCGGTGACGCACTGCGGGCACGCCGGCAGGGGCAGCACCGCACCCTGCGCGAGGTCTCCTCGGCCGCGAACGTCAGCCTGGGCTACCTCTCCGAGATCGAACGCGGCCAGAAGGAGCCCTCCAGCGAGCTGCTCGCGGCCATCTGCGACGCGCTCGGCGCCCGCCTCTCCGAGGTGCTCCGCGACGTCAGCGACACCGTGGCGCTGGCCGAGCAGATGCCGGGCGTGCTGGTGCCGGTTGCCGACCAGCCGGCCGAGCCGGTGGCCCGACCGGCGGTCCGCAAGGTCGCCCCGCAGGGGGTCCGGCAGGTCACCGCCGACGGTTCGGTCTCGGTGGCCGTCCGGCAGGACTCGCCGCTCAAGGCCACGCTGCGCACTGCCCGGGTCCGCCCGACCGAGCGGGACCGGGACGTGGTCTGCGCCGCCTGA
- a CDS encoding CinA family protein: MVVHGDETTRPDDADDRSPTNPAAGVVHRLSERGETLASVESLTGGSLAASIVEIAGVSGIFRGGLVVYATELKAQLAGVPVGLLAERGPVDPDVAVALAEGGRRSCAADWGVATTGVAGPEPQDGKPVGLVFVAVAGPNGTAVRELHLDGGRDHIRSTTVVEALWLLTERIAAAGKAAAEAPC, from the coding sequence ATGGTGGTTCACGGCGACGAGACGACGAGGCCGGACGACGCGGACGACCGGTCGCCGACCAACCCGGCCGCCGGGGTCGTGCACCGGCTCTCCGAGCGCGGGGAGACGCTCGCCTCGGTGGAGTCGCTGACCGGCGGATCACTGGCCGCCTCGATCGTCGAGATCGCCGGCGTGAGCGGGATATTCCGGGGCGGGCTGGTGGTGTACGCGACGGAGCTGAAGGCACAGCTCGCCGGCGTACCAGTGGGGCTGCTCGCCGAGCGCGGACCGGTCGACCCGGACGTGGCGGTCGCGCTCGCCGAGGGCGGGCGGCGGAGCTGCGCCGCGGACTGGGGGGTGGCGACCACCGGCGTGGCCGGCCCGGAGCCACAGGACGGCAAACCGGTGGGCCTGGTCTTCGTCGCGGTCGCCGGACCGAACGGAACGGCGGTGCGGGAACTCCATCTCGACGGCGGTCGCGACCACATCCGTTCGACCACGGTCGTCGAGGCGTTGTGGCTGCTCACCGAGCGGATCGCCGCCGCCGGGAAAGCCGCCGCGGAGGCCCCCTGCTGA
- the pgsA gene encoding CDP-diacylglycerol--glycerol-3-phosphate 3-phosphatidyltransferase, which translates to MTGTADPTPVAPVPVLNAANALTALRLLLVPVFMVLVVVSEMTHVDWRIAACLVFALASATDFVDGWIARRFALVTSVGKVADPIADKALTGAALLLLSWYDVLPWWVTLVILTRELGVTLIRFWVIRHGVIAASRGGKAKTALQIIAIVWYLWPVPESVAVVGPWIMAAAVAVTVLTGFDYVARAVRLRTAR; encoded by the coding sequence ATGACCGGGACGGCTGACCCGACGCCGGTGGCCCCGGTGCCGGTGCTCAACGCCGCCAACGCGTTGACCGCGCTGCGGCTGCTGCTGGTGCCGGTCTTCATGGTGCTGGTGGTCGTCTCGGAGATGACGCACGTCGACTGGCGGATAGCGGCCTGCCTGGTCTTCGCCCTCGCCTCGGCGACCGACTTCGTCGACGGCTGGATCGCGCGCCGGTTCGCGCTGGTCACCTCGGTCGGCAAGGTCGCCGACCCGATCGCCGACAAGGCGCTCACCGGAGCCGCGCTGCTGCTGCTCTCCTGGTACGACGTGCTGCCCTGGTGGGTGACCCTGGTGATCCTCACCCGGGAGCTGGGGGTGACCCTGATCCGGTTCTGGGTGATCCGGCACGGGGTGATCGCCGCCAGCCGGGGCGGCAAGGCCAAGACCGCGCTGCAGATCATCGCCATCGTCTGGTACCTCTGGCCGGTGCCGGAAAGCGTGGCCGTCGTCGGCCCGTGGATCATGGCCGCCGCGGTGGCGGTAACGGTGCTCACCGGCTTCGACTATGTCGCCCGCGCGGTGCGGCTGCGTACCGCGCGGTGA
- the rimO gene encoding 30S ribosomal protein S12 methylthiotransferase RimO → MEQSPPADGRRVALLTLGCARNEVDSEELAARLHADGWQVTTDGEGADVVVVNTCGFVEKAKQDSIQTLLAAADTGARVVAAGCMAERYGRELADSLPEAQAVLSFDDYPDISDRLTAVLNGESVAAHTPRDRRELLPLTPVARRDSAVSLPGHATPARPATPEVDAHTPAHLRPVLRRRLDTGPVASLKLASGCDRRCAFCAIPAFRGAFVSRTPDELLAEAEWLAKTGVRELVLVSENSTSYGKDLGDPRALEKLLPQLAAIDGIVRVRASYLQPAETRPGLVEAIATTPGVAPYFDLSFQHSSEPVLRRMRRFGSTDRFLELLASARALAPEAGARSNFIVGFPGETRADVDELVRFLTAARLDAIGVFDYSDEDGTEAADLPGKVSAATVKRRYDKLSALADELCSQRAEERLGSTVEVLVDSVDDGVVEGRAAHQAPEVDGSTTLVAPSGGGVDLTALRPGDLVRATVTSTEGVDLIAVPDEMISAAPGAAR, encoded by the coding sequence CTGGAGCAGTCGCCCCCCGCTGATGGTCGCCGGGTCGCCCTGCTGACCCTGGGCTGTGCCCGCAACGAGGTCGACTCGGAGGAGTTGGCCGCCCGCCTGCACGCCGACGGCTGGCAGGTGACCACCGACGGCGAGGGCGCCGACGTGGTGGTGGTCAACACCTGCGGCTTCGTGGAGAAGGCCAAGCAGGACTCCATTCAGACCCTGCTGGCCGCCGCCGACACCGGCGCCCGGGTCGTCGCGGCCGGCTGCATGGCCGAGCGGTACGGGCGGGAGCTGGCCGACAGCCTCCCCGAGGCGCAGGCCGTGCTCAGCTTCGACGACTACCCGGACATCTCCGACCGGCTGACCGCCGTGCTCAACGGCGAGTCGGTCGCCGCGCACACCCCGCGTGACCGGCGCGAACTGCTGCCGCTGACCCCGGTGGCCCGGCGGGACAGCGCGGTGTCGCTGCCCGGGCACGCCACCCCGGCCCGCCCGGCAACCCCGGAGGTCGACGCGCACACCCCGGCACACCTGCGCCCGGTGCTGCGCCGCCGGCTCGACACCGGCCCGGTCGCCTCGCTCAAGCTGGCCAGCGGCTGCGACCGGCGCTGCGCGTTCTGCGCGATCCCCGCCTTCCGGGGCGCCTTCGTCTCGCGTACCCCGGACGAACTGCTCGCCGAGGCCGAGTGGCTGGCCAAGACCGGCGTCCGGGAACTGGTGCTGGTCAGCGAGAACTCGACCTCCTACGGCAAGGACCTGGGCGACCCGCGGGCGCTGGAGAAGCTGCTGCCGCAGTTGGCCGCGATCGACGGCATCGTCCGGGTACGGGCCAGCTACCTCCAGCCCGCCGAGACCCGGCCCGGCCTGGTCGAGGCGATCGCCACCACCCCGGGCGTGGCCCCGTACTTCGACCTGTCGTTCCAGCACTCCAGCGAGCCGGTGCTGCGCCGCATGCGGCGCTTCGGCTCCACCGACCGTTTCCTGGAGTTGCTCGCCAGCGCCCGCGCGCTGGCCCCGGAGGCGGGCGCCCGGAGCAACTTCATCGTCGGTTTCCCCGGCGAGACCCGGGCCGACGTCGACGAGCTGGTGCGGTTCCTCACCGCCGCCCGACTCGACGCGATCGGCGTGTTCGACTACAGCGACGAGGACGGCACGGAGGCCGCCGACCTGCCCGGCAAGGTCTCCGCCGCCACGGTCAAGCGCCGGTACGACAAGCTCAGCGCCCTCGCCGACGAACTCTGTTCGCAGCGCGCCGAGGAGCGGCTCGGCTCGACCGTAGAGGTGCTGGTCGACTCGGTCGACGACGGCGTGGTCGAGGGCCGGGCAGCCCACCAGGCCCCCGAGGTGGACGGCTCCACCACGCTGGTCGCCCCGTCCGGTGGCGGGGTCGATCTCACCGCGCTGCGTCCGGGCGATCTGGTCCGGGCGACGGTTACCTCCACCGAAGGGGTAGACCTGATCGCGGTTCCGGATGAGATGATCTCGGCGGCGCCCGGCGCGGCACGGTGA